The genomic DNA GCGCCGTGGCCCCCTTGACGACGGGCTCTGACCTGGACGTCAGCCGTCACGGCCGAGGGCCTGGGGGCAACCTGTAGGGCTACTTGTAGGGCACCTTGTGAGGCCACTTACAGGGCTACTTGTAGGGCTACTTGTGGGGCAAGCCGCCGTCCGGCCTCGGCCACGGGGACAGGTGGGCGGTGTCGTCCGGCGCGGACGGCGGTGCACCACTGCGAGACCTGCCCGCGCCGGGCGATGCCGACCGGAGCGGGGGTCTGGGGGCCGGCGAAGGCCCCCAGCACCCACCGGTCCGGTCATAGTCCGTGACTCGGGCCCCGGTTCGACGGGGGCGGCTGGCGCAGGTGCGCGGGCTGCTCGTACCCGGCTCCGGGGTACCGGGGGCCGGCGGCCTTCCTCGACTTGGGGAGCGCGGCCCGGGCGGCGGCGGACCGGGCGCGGCCCTCGTTCTCCCGCTGGGCCTTGGGCATCTCCTTGCGCAGGGCCTGCTCCTGGCGGAGCTCGCCGACCCGCTTCTCGGTCCGGTCGATGGTGTCGGTGAGCCGGTCGACGTCCCTGCGGCCGTTGGACCGCTGGGCCTTGCCGTGGACCTGGTCGCGGTGGTGGGCGTCGCCGACGAGCTCGGTCCAGCCCTCGCGGAGGCGGGTGAGCTCGGCGGCCGGGTCGGGCAGGCCGGTCTCCTTCCGCGCGAGCTCGAACGCCTTGGACCCGGCGGTGCGGGCCTCGGCCGCGATGTCGACGTTCTCGTGGATTGCCTCGGTGGCCTGCTCGGCGCGGGTCGCCTCCTTGCTGCGGCTGGTCTCCATCCGCCACAGCGCCCACCGGCTCATGTCCTTGAGCCTCTTGGCCTCCCGCAGCTCGGTGCGGGCCTCGGTGGCGGCCTTGTCGGCGGCCAGGGCCGTGCGCCAGGCGGTGGTCGCCTCGGTGATGTGCGGCTCGGCCTTCTCCAAGCGGGCGAGGAGCTGGTGGAGCTCCCGGACGTAGGGGCCGGTGACCTGGCCGGTGACGATGGCGTCGCCTGTCCGGATCTGCTCCTCCGCCTGGGCCTTGGACCGGGTGAGCGCGGCGAGCTCCTTCTCCCGCCGTTTGATGGCGGCGGCCAGGCCGTCGTTGCTCATCCGGCCGTGGGGCCGGCGGGCCTTGTCCGTCCAGGCCGGGATCGGCGCCGGTGCGGCGGGCACCTCCTCGGCGGGCGGCTGCTGCCCGGCGGCGATGGCCCGCCACTGTGCGAGGAGGGCGGCGGCCGGGTCGGTGGAGCGGGCCGCCGGCTGCTGCTGCTCGGGCACGGGGACGATGGCGCGCTCGGCCTGGCCCCGGCGCAGGATCTCGGCTCCGCGCTCGGCAGCCG from Streptomyces sp. PCS3-D2 includes the following:
- a CDS encoding relaxase/mobilization nuclease domain-containing protein, which codes for MIANITKGRKAVGAILYDFGPGRRDEHVNPRIVAGNVTGTPMQVARAIDHTARQRPEIKAPIWRTSLSLPDEDGVLPDAQWAEIATAFVADMGFDGAPWVAVRHGDDHVHLTVSRVDWSGQLLTDRWDYRRARQAADRLEEEHGLVRAADRFRAEGPQVRNNELEAARRRGRAHDTALPPEREELRRIVREVRDASRGLGRAAFESGLEDAGVSFRANVAPSTGRMSGYSFTLAGWTDSTDAPVWVAASKVAKDLRWADLGKVLGDGPATPTVPDPRAELVAAARATSTVLQDGPTREELAAAAERGAEILRRGQAERAIVPVPEQQQPAARSTDPAAALLAQWRAIAAGQQPPAEEVPAAPAPIPAWTDKARRPHGRMSNDGLAAAIKRREKELAALTRSKAQAEEQIRTGDAIVTGQVTGPYVRELHQLLARLEKAEPHITEATTAWRTALAADKAATEARTELREAKRLKDMSRWALWRMETSRSKEATRAEQATEAIHENVDIAAEARTAGSKAFELARKETGLPDPAAELTRLREGWTELVGDAHHRDQVHGKAQRSNGRRDVDRLTDTIDRTEKRVGELRQEQALRKEMPKAQRENEGRARSAAARAALPKSRKAAGPRYPGAGYEQPAHLRQPPPSNRGPSHGL